From Gimesia panareensis, the proteins below share one genomic window:
- a CDS encoding IS110 family RNA-guided transposase, protein MLYVGLDVHVKHITICVLNKDGKLLQRCQLPCLDDVIQFLMNLPGRYEVCFEASTGYGIYFEALSKIASRVAVAHPGLLKLIFRSKQKNDRADAEKLAKLLFLDEVPTVHVPTADVRAWRELITFRGKLIQKRTRAKNGIRSLLRSVGCRVPKEFGLWTIRGMEWLKQKDLKQPMQNLKRDMLVEEIETLTRQTRLVETELARYSKDNIAVQQLQSIPGIGLRTAEAFVAFVDDPHRFANSKKVGAYFGLIPIQDQSGSTNRLGHITREGCAEVRHLVTEAVWQGIRYSPTIKAYYERIHRQEKDRKKIAIVATSHYLVRVMWSMLKNGTLWKERNLAV, encoded by the coding sequence ATGTTGTATGTTGGTTTAGATGTGCATGTCAAGCATATTACGATTTGTGTACTTAATAAGGATGGTAAGCTGCTGCAGCGGTGCCAGCTGCCATGCCTGGATGATGTGATTCAATTTCTGATGAACCTGCCGGGACGATACGAAGTCTGTTTTGAAGCCAGTACCGGTTATGGCATCTACTTTGAAGCTCTGAGTAAGATTGCTTCTCGTGTTGCCGTGGCTCATCCAGGACTGTTGAAATTGATTTTTCGTTCCAAGCAAAAGAATGATCGTGCGGACGCAGAGAAGCTGGCCAAGCTATTGTTTCTCGATGAAGTTCCGACCGTTCATGTCCCGACTGCAGACGTGCGGGCCTGGAGAGAGTTGATTACATTCCGAGGCAAACTGATTCAGAAACGGACCCGGGCTAAAAATGGAATTCGCTCGCTTCTGAGAAGTGTTGGTTGCAGGGTTCCCAAAGAGTTTGGTCTCTGGACCATACGGGGGATGGAATGGCTAAAACAGAAAGATCTGAAACAGCCGATGCAAAATCTGAAACGGGACATGCTGGTAGAAGAGATCGAAACACTGACGAGGCAAACCAGGCTGGTTGAAACGGAACTGGCCCGCTATTCGAAAGATAACATTGCCGTGCAGCAATTGCAGAGTATCCCCGGCATCGGCTTACGCACTGCTGAGGCATTCGTGGCCTTTGTGGATGACCCGCATCGATTTGCCAACAGTAAGAAAGTGGGGGCCTACTTCGGTCTGATCCCGATCCAGGATCAGTCAGGGAGTACCAATCGACTGGGGCATATCACACGGGAAGGGTGTGCAGAGGTCCGACATCTGGTTACCGAAGCGGTTTGGCAGGGGATTCGATATTCACCGACGATTAAAGCCTATTATGAACGGATTCATCGCCAGGAAAAAGACAGGAAAAAAATTGCGATTGTAGCCACATCGCATTACCTGGTGCGTGTGATGTGGTCCATGTTGAAAAATGGAACCTTGTGGAAAGAACGGAACCTGGCAGTCTGA
- a CDS encoding acyl-CoA desaturase produces MNSQQALVPPPETDHLLPENTPAETPEPGRYATPDWANIIWVAAIHLGVLAAPFCFTWTGLFTCIFLGWLTGGIGICLGYHRLLTHGSFQTHQFMNRLIGLIGVLAGQGPPIQWVANHRKHHLHSDQPGDPHSPREGRWWSHILWLVPHHSSEEIQATHQRFAPDLLKDPFMRLLQRTFVFWHLGLGALLYGIGYWAGGSELGLSLVVYGMFVRLFYVLHATWFVNSATHIWGYRNYETTDDSRNLWWVALLTYGEGWHNNHHKYQRMAKNGHKWWELDMTYAAILVLEKLGLAWKVVKTIPPNDKETAVNQPHFAKQQQTVQN; encoded by the coding sequence ATGAACTCGCAGCAGGCACTCGTGCCGCCTCCGGAAACGGATCATCTTCTTCCTGAAAACACGCCTGCTGAAACGCCCGAACCGGGCAGATATGCAACACCCGACTGGGCGAATATCATCTGGGTCGCCGCTATTCACCTGGGCGTCCTGGCGGCACCTTTCTGCTTCACCTGGACCGGTCTGTTTACCTGCATCTTCCTGGGCTGGCTCACCGGTGGCATCGGCATCTGCCTGGGCTATCATCGCCTGCTCACCCATGGCAGCTTCCAGACCCATCAGTTCATGAACCGTCTGATCGGTCTGATCGGCGTGCTGGCAGGGCAGGGGCCTCCCATCCAGTGGGTCGCCAATCACCGCAAACATCATCTGCACAGCGACCAGCCCGGCGATCCGCATTCACCACGCGAGGGACGCTGGTGGAGCCACATTCTCTGGCTTGTCCCGCACCACAGCTCAGAAGAAATTCAGGCGACTCATCAGCGGTTCGCCCCCGATCTGCTCAAAGATCCCTTTATGCGACTTCTGCAGCGAACCTTTGTATTCTGGCACCTGGGCCTCGGCGCACTGCTCTACGGCATTGGCTACTGGGCCGGCGGTTCGGAACTGGGACTCAGCCTGGTCGTCTACGGCATGTTCGTGCGTCTGTTCTACGTTCTGCATGCCACCTGGTTCGTGAACTCCGCCACGCACATCTGGGGTTATCGCAACTACGAAACCACCGACGACAGCCGTAACCTCTGGTGGGTCGCATTACTCACTTACGGTGAAGGCTGGCACAACAACCATCACAAGTACCAGCGGATGGCAAAGAACGGCCACAAATGGTGGGAACTCGACATGACCTACGCCGCGATCCTCGTCCTCGAAAAACTGGGCCTCGCCTGGAAAGTCGTCAAGACGATTCCTCCCAATGATAAAGAGACCGCCGTCAATCAGCCCCACTTTGCAAAACAGCAACAGACGGTTCAAAACTAA